In the genome of Penaeus vannamei isolate JL-2024 chromosome 26, ASM4276789v1, whole genome shotgun sequence, one region contains:
- the LOC113803407 gene encoding protein trachealess, with protein sequence MSGMTMDIFETHQGTHILQSLDGFAFSLAADGRFLYVSETVSIYLGLSQVEMTGSSVFDYIHQQDHQELADQVGLTLATGQPLPSPSSLGSEEGAAGSQGTMNPDGKPPCKYTNRNNSTLTCRGGGNA encoded by the exons ATGTCGGGCATGACCATGGACATCTTCGAGACCCACCAGGGCACCCACATCCTCCAGAGCCTCGACGGATTCGCCTTCTCCTTAGCGGCCGACGGCAGGTTTCTCTACGTCTCCGAGACCGTGTCCATATACCTTGGCCTCTCGCAG GTTGAAATGACCGGAAGTAGCGTGTTCGACTACATCCACCAGCAAGACCACCAGGAGCTTGCTGACCAAGTAGGTCTGACCTTAGCCACGGGTCAgcctttgccctccccctcctctttaggGTCAGAGGAAGGGGCAGCAGGGTCACAGGGAACTATGAACCCTGACGGTAAGCCTCCATGTAAGTACACTAACCGTAATAACTCAACACTCACTTGTCGCGGTGGTGGGaatgcatag